From Candidatus Zixiibacteriota bacterium, a single genomic window includes:
- the murG gene encoding undecaprenyldiphospho-muramoylpentapeptide beta-N-acetylglucosaminyltransferase: MDEITIAIAGGRTGGHLFPALAVAESLKTMSKDVNLFWIGTKDGMEARVVPEADYPFFSISAIPLRRNMSIKNLAIPFVLARGTLQSLRLLRKTHARAVFATGSFVCVPVLLAARLARIKILLQEQNSYPGLTTRLFARHAVAVFVAYRSVKDFMHPDTNVVETGNPLRPGFEIGSRDKGVELFQLNPSMRTLLIFGGSQGAEAINLLVMDNLERLAEQEDLQLIWQTGRGMFQECQDRFDESRARGVVLPFIDRMDLAYACADLVICRSGAMTLAELASAGKPAILVPYPYAAESHQEYNANLVSENGAAIVMKQKDIAEDDLVGKALDLMRDVKTLERMSESSRKLHTPNASDAIARAILLEVTG, from the coding sequence ATGGATGAGATAACAATTGCAATAGCCGGTGGCAGGACCGGGGGGCATCTGTTCCCGGCACTCGCTGTGGCCGAAAGTCTGAAGACAATGAGCAAGGATGTCAACTTGTTTTGGATAGGTACTAAGGATGGGATGGAGGCCAGGGTCGTACCCGAAGCCGACTACCCGTTCTTTTCGATATCCGCCATTCCATTGCGGAGAAACATGAGCATCAAGAATCTCGCGATCCCATTTGTTCTTGCTCGCGGAACTTTGCAATCACTGAGGCTGCTGAGAAAGACACATGCAAGGGCTGTCTTTGCGACGGGTAGTTTTGTCTGCGTGCCTGTCTTGCTCGCTGCTCGCCTAGCTCGAATAAAAATACTGCTGCAGGAGCAGAATTCCTATCCCGGTCTAACCACGAGGTTGTTTGCAAGGCACGCTGTCGCCGTGTTCGTTGCTTACCGTTCAGTGAAGGACTTCATGCATCCGGATACGAATGTTGTCGAAACAGGAAATCCGCTCCGACCCGGGTTCGAAATCGGCAGTCGGGATAAAGGCGTGGAACTGTTCCAACTCAATCCATCGATGAGAACATTGTTGATATTCGGAGGCAGTCAGGGAGCTGAAGCGATAAACCTGCTTGTGATGGACAATCTTGAGAGACTTGCTGAGCAGGAGGATCTTCAGCTTATCTGGCAGACCGGGCGGGGGATGTTCCAGGAGTGTCAAGATCGATTCGACGAATCACGAGCGCGAGGGGTGGTGTTGCCATTCATCGACAGAATGGACTTGGCATACGCCTGCGCTGACCTGGTGATCTGCCGCTCAGGTGCAATGACTCTGGCGGAGCTGGCGTCGGCTGGTAAACCGGCAATTCTCGTTCCTTATCCCTACGCTGCCGAGAGTCATCAGGAATACAACGCGAACCTCGTCTCTGAAAATGGCGCAGCGATTGTGATGAAGCAGAAAGATATTGCGGAAGACGATCTCGTAGGGAAAGCTCTCGATCTCATGCGCGATGTCAAAACGCTGGAAAGAATGTCCGAGTCTTCCCGGAAGCTCCACACTCCGAATGCTTCTGATGCAATTGCGAGAGCAATACTGTTGGAGGTTACAGGATGA